One genomic window of Aethina tumida isolate Nest 87 chromosome 3, icAetTumi1.1, whole genome shotgun sequence includes the following:
- the LOC126265076 gene encoding uncharacterized protein LOC126265076 produces the protein MADNSEKRDRAVSPNVVNITESVSETDNNMALLFKMQQENNNSFQKQIMEILSTMANAQTTQATLRVTAQTQPVSASVSEGVSAAAAQFRLASFDPDDTPFTMVEWMDDVTRIQQELEISDTLIVLKAGHALRGRAARFYQHWKPIIRDWASFRRDFEIAFPELGTPATRIRNCLAIKSSSFDSLVEYGNAKLTAIRRFYSDFPWNVVLSLVEYDIQNTEVKNRISLLAPTCDSELLKLLATCDANKLNAGVRERELSRKRPYSFRDQRSFQGNCRRCQRYGHKAVDCKNAEKIQNMSEKVQPGPSGVHQRNFSSGNNTSANKKFCNICGVNGHSEDTCYSKKQ, from the coding sequence ATGGCAGACAATAGTGAAAAACGCGACCGCGCAGTGAGTCCGAACGTTGTGAACATTACCGAAAGTGTATCGGAGACAGACAATAATATGgcgttgttatttaaaatgcagCAAGAAAATAACAACAGTTTCCAAAAACAAATCATGGAAATTTTGTCGACAATGGCCAACGCCCAAACTACTCAAGCAACATTGAGGGTGACTGCGCAGACGCAACCTGTTTCCGCTTCAGTATCAGAAGGTGTAAGTGCCGCGGCGGCGCAGTTTCGACTTGCCAGTTTTGACCCAGATGATACACCGTTTACTATGGTTGAGTGGATGGATGATGTTACTAGGATCCAACAGGAGCTGGAAATATCCGATactcttattgttttaaaagctgGTCATGCTTTACGAGGACGTGCAGCACGCTTTTATCAACATTGGAAACCTATTATTAGAGATTGGGCTTCTTTTCGACGAGATTTTGAAATTGCGTTTCCTGAGTTAGGTACTCCTGCTACTCGTATCAGAAATTGTTTAGCAATTAAgagttcaagttttgattcactagTAGAATACGGTAACGCCAAATTAACAGCAATTAGAAGATTTTATTCAGACTTTCCATGGAATGTTGTGTTAAGTCTTGTTGAATACGATATTCAAAACACAGAAGTGAAAAATCGAATCTCCTTGCTAGCTCCTACATGTGATTCTGaactattaaaactgttgGCTACCTGTGATGCGAATAAATTGAACGCTGGTGTGCGAGAGCGTGAATTGTCACGAAAACGACCGTATAGCTTTCGTGATCAGCGTTCGTTTCAAGGAAACTGCAGAAGATGTCAACGCTATGGACATAAAGCAGTGGATTGCAAAAATGCGGAAAAAATACAGAATATGTCGGAAAAGGTACAGCCGGGTCCTTCTGGAGTACATCAAAGAAATTTTTCGTCTGGCAACAACACCTCAGCAAATAAGAAGTTTTGTAACATCTGTGGAGTGAATGGACATTCAGAAGATACATGCTatagtaaaaaacaatga
- the LOC109599864 gene encoding AP-3 complex subunit mu-1 produces the protein MIHSLFIINSQGDVFLEKHWKSIVSRSVCDYYLEAQRANPNDITPVIVTPHHYLISIQRGGVSFVAVCMEEIPPLFVIEFLHRVVDTFQDYFSDCTESIIKENYVVVYELLDEMLDNGFPLATESNILKELIKPPNILRTIANTVTGKTNVSEVLPTGQLSNIPWRRSGVKYTNNEAYFDVIEEVDAIIDKSGATVFAEIQGYIDCCIKLSGMPDLTLSFMNPRLFDDVSFHPCVRYKRWESERVLSFIPPDGNFRLISYHISSQSVVAIPVYVRHNLSIKTGEQGRLDLTVGPKQTLGRTVEGVKLEVLMPKCILNCVLTANQGKYNFDPVSKILHWDIGKIDVTKLPNIRGSVSIATGSNVAEINPSINVHFTINQLAVSGLKVNRLDMYGEKYKPFKGVKYITKAGRFQIRM, from the exons ATGATTCACagtctatttattattaactctcAGGG tgatgtttttctagaaaaacatTGGAAAAGTATTGTATCTAGATCAGTATGTGACTATTACTTGGAAGCTCAACGAGCAAATCCTAATGATATAACACCTGTTATTGTTACACctcatcattatttaatatcaatacaAAGAGGTGGTGTTAGCTTTGTTGCTGTTTGCATGGAGGAAATACCTCCCCTTTTTGTTATAGAGTTTTTGCACAGAGTTGTGGACACATTCCAA GACTACTTTTCAGACTGCACTGAGTCAATAATTAAAGAGAATTATGTTGTTGTTTATGAG CTTTTGGATGAAATGCTCGACAATGGTTTTCCTTTAGCTACTGAAAGCAACATACTCAAAGAACTGATCAAACCTCCAAACATTCTCAGAACAATTGCTAACACAGTTACTGGAAaaacaaa tgtTAGTGAAGTATTGCCAACAGGCCAATTATCAAACATTCCATGGAGAAGATCAGGTGTAAAATACACTAACAATGAAGCATACTTTGATGTAATTGAAGAagttgatgccattattgatAAATCTGGTGCTACAGTTTTTGCTGAGATTCAAGGATAT ATTGATTGCTGTATAAAATTGAGTGGGATGCCTGACTTAACACTATCTTTTATGAATCCTAGATTATTTGATGATGTCAGCTTCCATCCATGTGTTAGATACAAAAGATGGGag agcgAAAGAGTATTGTCTTTTATCCCGCCTGACGGAAATTTCCGACTCATTTCTTATCATATAAGCAGTCAAAGTGTAGTTGCAATTCCTGTTTACGTCCGACACAATTTATCTATCAAAACCGGGGAACAAGGTAGATTAGATTTAACTGTTGGCCCAAAACAGACTTTAGGACGAACAGTTGAAG gtGTTAAGTTGGAAGTTTTAATGCCAAAATGCATATTAAATTGCGTTTTGACCGCGAACCAAgggaaatacaattttgaccctgtttcaaaaattttgcatTGGGACATTGGAAAGATTGATGTCACCAAACTTCCAAATATTAGAGGATCT GTTTCTATAGCGACTGGTTCGAACGTCGCAGAAATAAATCCATCGATAAACGTGCACTTTACGATAAATCAATTGGCGGTGAGCGGCTTGAAAGTAAATAGGCTGGACATGTATGGAGAGAAGTACAAACCGTTTAAAGGAGTGAAATACATCACGAAAGCCGGCCGATTCCAAATAAGgatgtaa
- the LOC109599865 gene encoding innexin inx2: MFDVFGSVKGLLKIDSVCIDNNVFRLHYKATVVILVAFSLLVTSRQYIGDPIDCIVDEIPLNVMDTYCWIYSTFTIPNRMVGKVGRDMVASGVVSHVDGKDEVKYHKYYQWVCFALFFQAMLFYVPRYLWKTWEGGRIKMLVLDLNCPIVNEECKADRKKLLIEYFTSNLHLQNFYAFRFFICEILNLINVIGQIFFMDFFLDGEFSTYGRDVLRFTEMEPEDRSDPMAKVFPKVTKCTFRKYGPSGSIQSFDGLCVLPVNIVNEKIYVFLWFWFIILSVLTCISIIYRVCVIFGPKLRLYLLRARCRIAAQNQIEIIAEKCEIGDWFVLYQLGKNIDPLIFKEIISDLAKKLEGKEQV, from the coding sequence ATGTTTGACGTGTTCGGCTCCGTTAAGGGGCTGCTGAAAATCGATTCAGTATGCATCGACAACAATGTGTTCCGTTTACATTACAAAGCCACCGTGGTGATCCTGGTGGCGTTCTCCCTGCTGGTCACCAGCAGACAGTACATAGGCGACCCGATCGATTGCATCGTGGACGAGATCCCGTTGAACGTCATGGACACGTATTGCTGGATCTATTCGACATTTACGATTCCGAACAGGATGGTGGGCAAGGTGGGCCGCGACATGGTGGCGTCGGGGGTTGTAAGTCACGTGGACGGCAAAGACGAAGTCAAGTACCACAAGTACTACCAGTGGGTGTGCTTCGCCCTCTTCTTCCAGGCCATGCTCTTCTACGTGCCGCGCTATCTGTGGAAGACGTGGGAGGGCGGTCGCATCAAGATGCTGGTCCTCGACCTCAATTGTCCCATCGTCAACGAAGAATGCAAAGCCGACCGAAAGAAACTCTTAATCGAATATTTCACCTCGAATCTGCACCTGCAGAATTTCTACGCGTTTAGGTTCTTCATCTGCGAAATCCTCAACTTGATCAACGTAATAGGGCAAATATTCTTCATGGATTTCTTCCTCGACGGCGAGTTCAGCACGTACGGACGCGACGTGCTCCGCTTCACCGAAATGGAACCCGAAGACCGGAGCGATCCCATGGCCAAGGTGTTCCCTAAAGTCACTAAATGCACCTTCCGCAAATACGGTCCGTCCGGATCGATTCAGTCGTTCGATGGCCTATGCGTCCTCCCAGTCAACATTGTCAACGAAAAGATCTACGTCTTCCTCTGGTTCTGGTTCATTATTCTCAGTGTGCTCACTTGCATCTCGATCATTTACCGCGTTTGTGTCATCTTCGGGCCCAAGCTCCGTCTCTACCTGCTCAGAGCCAGGTGTCGCATCGCGGCCCAAAatcaaatagaaataatagcCGAAAAGTGTGAGATCGGGGACTGGTTCGTGCTCTACCAGCTAGGTAAAAACATTGATCCGCTCATCTTCAAGGAAATCATATCGGACCTGGCGAAAAAGCTCGAGGGCAAAGAACAAGTCTAA
- the LOC109599870 gene encoding NADH dehydrogenase [ubiquinone] 1 beta subcomplex subunit 8, mitochondrial, with protein sequence MNSIIKSAITNKILKSNAVVLTALRNAGHWNKDYKPGPYPKTEEEMVAAAKKYNLSREEYKPYKDDGSGCGDYPDLPLISNDSKDPFYPYDNPELKRNFGETLHSEFDLIREDRYDVSARLRHPMWVYWTQFLGVMVGCFVVYGLFEQVKMFPQATPRQYPNKTHYTFEPKE encoded by the exons atgaattccataataaaatctgcaattacaaacaaaatattaaaatctaatgcAGTAGTGTTGACTGCGTTACGAAATGCTGGAC ATTGGAATAAGGATTATAAACCAGGACCTTACCCCAAAACTGAGGAAGAAATGGTAGCTGCTgcgaaaaagtataatttatcgAGAGAGGAGTACAAACCATACAAAGATGATGGTTCAGGTTGTGGTGATTACCCAGATCTTCCACTGATCTCAAATGACTCAAAAGATCCCTTTTATCCATATGATAACCCCGAATTAAAGCGCAACTTTGGTGAAACA TTGCATTctgaatttgatttgatcaGAGAGGATCGTTATGATGTGTCTGCCCGACTAAGACATCCAATGTGGGTTTACTGGACCCAATTTTTAGGTGTGATGGTCGGctgttttgttgtttatggTTTGTTTGAACAAGTTAAGATGTTCCCTCAAGCCACACCAAGACAATACCCCAACAAAACGCATTACACCTTTGAACCTAAGgaataa